Sequence from the [Clostridium] scindens genome:
GTATCTTGTATGTGATATATACTCCCAGCGCCAATATCCCATAGATCAGGCCCTGTTCCGCAATTGTTACTATAAAGTCCATGAAAATGCCTCCCAAATTCTTTCTTTACTCTGCAATAATATCGTCAAAACTTTCAACCGCGCCGGATGCCAGATCTTCCGGAACGGTAATGCCCAGATTTTCCGCAACCTTTGTATTTACGTAGAATCCCGGCTCTGTGATCAGTTCAAAGTTCATTTCAGATGCCTTCTTTTCACCCTTTAATACCTTTGCCGCCATCTGTCCCGTCTGCTTTCCAAGAGCAATATAGTCAATTCCTTCTGCCGCAAGGCATCCGATCTTCACCTGCTCGATCTCGCTGCCAAATACAGGCACCTTCTTATCATTTGCTTTTTCCAGGATGGTCGGAAGCGATGCGACCACCGTATTGTCCGTCAGATTCGTGATGCAGTCTACTTCGCTTAACAGGTCATCTGCAGCAAGTGCCACATCTGCGGTTGCCGTAATTCCCTTTGTCACCAGTTCGAATCCGTAATCTTTTACCAGATCTTCATATTCTGCAATGGCAGATACGGAATTGGCCTCGCTGGTCGTATACATGATTCCAAGTTTCTTGGCATCTGGAAGCATCTCACGCATCATTTCCAGTTGCTGCTTGATCGGAAGCTTATCGGATGTACCTGTCACTTCTCCTACTGGCTTTCCATCCTTATCAGACAGTTCCGCCGCTACCGGGTCCGTTACCGCGGTATATACTACAGGAATATCTCTGTCCATGGCCGCATTGAATGCACTCTGGGCGCTGGGCGTTGCGATGGCGCAGATCATATCCACTTTATCCGATACGAAGGAGTCGGATATCTGTCCTGCCGTCCCCATATCCGCAGCCGCATTCTTATACTTGACCGTCAGGTTGTCGCCTTCTTTGATGCCTTCCGCTTCCAGTCCCTTCAGGAATCCCTCCCTGCAATTGTCCAGAGATCCATGTTCGGCAAACTGCTCAATTCCGATCGTGTACTCTTTTTTGGAACTTCCTTCTGACCCGGATGACTTTCCGCATCCTGCTGTCATAACTGCCACCATTGCTACTGTTAATAATCCTGCTACTACTTTTCTTTTCATTGTTTCATTCTCCTTTTTCTTGTTTTTGATATCCGGACTGCAGATAGCCAGCCATCCGGTACTGCTGTTAGGAGAGAAAACTTGTGGGCCGCGGTTTCTGCCAGCACGCAAAAACCGCCCCAAACCACTAGGTTTGAGGCGGTAATAAACTACATTATCGCGGTACCACTCAAATTGACGAATCGTCCACTTTTCTCATGTACTAACATACACTCCTGATTGATAACGGGTTCGGTTCCCGACAGGCCATACTCCCTTACGGTTTCCGGCTGCCCTCGAAAGGCCATTCAATTATCAACTCCATACGGCAATCCCACCACCAGCCGCTCTCTTTGATGTCATTCGATAATCTACTCTTCTTTCTCAACGGTTTTATCTTATTTACATTATTAACTTTAATTCAACAAAGTGCATTTGTCAAGACAAAGTTTTGTTTATTCGTTAGTCTTTTATTACTGGAACCGGAGTACTATCCACCTTATCCAGATCGTTTATGTACATCTTCGTTTCTTTTACGATGACATTCGATAACAGCAATACGGCAACTAAGTTCGGAATTGCCATCAAAGCATTCAGGATGTCAGCCAGCGTCCAAACGATGTCAAGCGCTACTACCGGGGCAATTGCTGCAACCAGACAGTAAACAAGACGGTAAGGAATCAGGCCCTTTCTTCCTGCCCAGTACTCAACGCATCGCTCGCCATAATATGCCCATCCAAGAATCGTGGAGTAAGCAAATGAAATGATGCCGAGTGTCAGGATAATTGGTCCAAGGTATGGAATCTGAGAGAATGCCATGGATGTAAGAACACCACCATTGGAAATCTCATTCGCATTGATTGTCGGGTTCTTCATAATTGTTGTTACAAGAACAAGACCTGTCATAGCACAAACAACTACTGTATCCCAGAATGTTCCTGTAGAGGAAACCAGTGCCTGGCGAACCGGGTTTCTTGTCTGGGCTGCTGCTGCTGCGATAGGAGCAGAACCAAGACCAGATTCATTAGAGAACAGACCTCTTGCAACACCAAACTGGATCGCCATTCTGATACCGGTACCAACAAGGCCGCCGGCTGCCGCGCCTGGCGTAAATGCAAGTTTGCAGATAACTCCGAGAGCCGGGATGATGTAATCATAGTTCATTACTAAAATGATGATACATCCCAATACATAGAAGATTGCCATAAATGGAACCAGTTTCTCGCATACGCTTGCGATGGATTTGATACCGCCGAAGATAACGATTGCGGTAAGGATTGCTACGATGATTCCTACGATCCACATTGGGATTCCGAAGTTCTCATTACATACGGTCGCGATCGCGTTAACCTGTGTAGCGCAGCCGATTCCGAATGAAGCGAATCCTGCAAAGATCGCGAACAGCATGCCCAGCCATTTTAAGTTGAGGCCTCGGGACAATGCGTACATCGCTCCACCTTGCATACGGCCGTCTTCCGTCTTAACTCTGTACTTAACAGCGATCAAGGACTCAGAATACTTTGTCGCGATACCGAACACGCCGGTGAGCCAGCACCAAAGAACTGCTCCTGGGCCGCCAAGCGCGATCGCGGTACCTACGCCGATGATATTACCGGTACCGATGGTAGCCGCCAGCGCCGTAGTCAGGGCTCCGAACTGGGAAACCTCGCCTTCTGCGTCAGGATCTTTTGATACAGATAACTTAATACCTTTTGAAATCGTCTTCCTCTGGATGAATCCCAGACGGACTGTCATGTAGATATGAGTACCCAGCAATAAGATAATGAGCCACCAGCCCCATACCAATCCATCAATCTTGGTTATAACTGCACTAATACTGTCTAGCATATTATTCCCCCTTCTCTTTCCTTTGCTTTTTAATATGCACTTCATGTTAAAAATAGTACTACGATAAAAACAAATGGCGGCGGCATATCTAAACCGCCCTCTGTATCACCTAAAAACATTGTACATGAATTTGTAGAAAATAGCAACTATCGTTATAAAATTGACATTCAATTGGTCATAATGACGAAATAATAAAGATTATTCTTCATTTTTCAATTCGTTAATTAAATAACTAACACTTTTTTCTCACAATTTAAGGTGCTTTCAGAAACCTGCAGAAATAGAACAGGCACTCAGGCTTTTATCCTGCCTGAGTGCCCGTTATGCAACTTTCACAAATTGTGTTTTTTGAATCGTTTCTACTGCCCGTCCACAATATGTGGTACCAGCACTCCTCTATTTCTTATGGGGGCTCTATCTTTAGTTTTACCAGCCTGCCCGCTTCTCTTTGTAATGCTTCCTTATAAGAAATGTTCTGATATCTTTTAATCTGGATTCTCGTTGTCCCCATCTGGCGGGCCACTTGTTCCGAGGAAGCCTCGTATGCAAACAGAGTACATCCGCAACTGTTCCGGATGCTCTGCGCACTGTAAGAAGGTATGCCTGCTTTCTTGGAATATTTTTTCATCATTCTGCTGATATACATGGTATTGAGCGGATTCCCTCTACTATTATAAAAAAGATACGGGTTGTCTTTTCTTTCTGCCAAATACTTCTCAAGAATCTGAAATGCGTCTTCCGGGATATAGCATAGGTCCCTCCGGCCGGCTACCGATGCATAAATTCCGTCCCCATAGATGCCTATATCCTCCGGCTTAAGCCCTGTGATTTCCGTGGAGCCTAGCCCCGCCCGATACATCAGCACAATAATACAGTACGCTATCAGATCTTCCTTGGCGGCCTCAAGTAGCCGGTCGATGTGGGAAGGAGGGATATTTTTTACAAATTTCTCCTGCTTTGCCACCATCTTAAGGTACGGATAATAATCATCCTGGTAGCCCTCATCTACCTGATACCGCTCCTTATTCTCGCAGATATACGCCGCAAAAGAATGAAGTTCGCGGAACTTTTTTGCCATGGTTCCAGGAAGGATCTCTCCCCTGGCCACACGTTCCTTAAGCCAACGGAAATATACCCCTGCATCCTCTCCATTGATTTCCAGAAAGTCTTTATGAAAATAATCCATAGCTTCATCAATATCCGTCTGGTAGGAAGCCTTTGAGGTGCTGCTTTTAAAATGGACGGTAAAATCTCTCCAAATGACTTGCTTTAGGACTTTGGAAGCGTATATGCTTTTCATCTGTTCCTGCCTCCTTGTCTGTCGTCCGCGAAGCGGACTCCCCTATTAGGTTATAAGTATATTTCATACTATAACATAATTAAGAGGAATCGGCAATCTCTCGATTGCCTTAATTTATTTACGGATGAGATATTTCGCCTTTTTATAGTCCTCTTTATGCACATATACTTCATATTCGTACTGGTAGTCTTTATTCTGTCCGAAACTTCCGGTACGTCCCCGGCTCGTTCCTTCTAAAGCCCATGAACCGGCATGATTGTTCACCTTCTGGGCATAATCAATCTGATTTGCCACCAGGATCTCTCGTATCCGGTTGAATTCCTGCAGATCAAATCCTATATAGACGTTTTCCCTGTTAAATACCGTAATCATCTAATCCCTCATTTCCTATCCCAGAACATCATCTTTCCAAAGACAGATATTCCGCCGCTTTAAGCACATGTTTTGCCAGCACGGAGGAAGTGACGCTTCCAACGCCTCTTGGCACCGGGCTGATGTAGGATGTCGCTGGCTCTGCCGCTTCAAAATCCACGTCGCCGCACAGATTGCCTTTGTCGTCTACATTGATGCCTACATCGACTACCACTGCTCCATCTCCTACCATATCCGCAGTGACCATCCTCGCTTTTCCGGCTGCTGCCACCAGGATCTCTGCCTCCCTGCAGGTAGCAGTAAGATCTTTGGTGCGGGTATGGCAGATTGTGACCGTGGCATGCCTCTTAAGAAGCATCATGGATAGCGGCTTGCCTACCACCATACTTCTTCCAATCACGGTCACCTTCTTGCCTTTCGGATCAATTTTATAATAATCCAGCATTTCCATGACTGCCTCCGGCGTGCATGGCGCATGGCCTGTCTCATCCCCGGAAAATACTTTTGCAATATTTACGGGACACATGCAGTCCACATCTTTTAGCGGATTGATCCGCGATACCACGGGCCCTTCATCCAGATGCCCCGGCAGGGGACGGAACAGGAGGATCCCATGTACCTTCGGATCCTCGTTTATCTTGAAAAAGGTCTTTTCAAATTCAGCCTGGGTAATCGTTTCGGGCAATTCTACTACCTTGCACTCGATCCCGATCATCTCCATCCGCTTTCTGGCTCCCCGCTCATAGGCAAGATCATCTGGCCTTGCCCCAACCCTTACGATTGTCAGGCTGGGAAGGATTCCTCTGTCTTTCAGCCTGCGTGCCTCGCCTGTCAAGTCTTCCTTCATGGTCTTGGCCACGTCAGCGCCTTTCATCAATATGCTCATATAAGATTCCTCCTGTCTACTGGATATGGCCAAGGACGTCCCGATAGATGATTTCCTTCCATTCCCTGCCTTCCGCAATCATAGATTCCGTCTTCTGGTTCAGTTTCTCTGCCCGCCCCCGGTCTTTCATCAATTTCGTATTGATAAACACATTGAGGGAGGCTCCTTCCAGCGCTGCCTGGGCAAATAGTACTCCTACGCCCACGTCACTGACCGCGATGCGGCTCCCCTTCTCTCCCAGGATCTTAAGAAGCCGCATCACCTCCAGCACCGTCTCCATAATCTCGATAGGAACCACGCTGGCATCATACAGCGCGCCTTCCATAATTCTGGCTTTTGCGGCCTTTTGTTCCTCCGTATCCTTCGGAAGCCCATAGGCTGCCGACAGGGGCGCGAATGCTTCGGCATCCTTGTCTGTAAGGTCAATCAGTTTGTCTTGCAGTACTTTTAACTGACTCCTTACGGACTGGATTTCCTCCTCTACATCCGCATACTTCTTCTTGCCAACCGTCAGATTCACAACCATCATTCCAAGTGCCGAGGCAAACGCGCCTACTGCTGCCGAGGCTCCTCCGCCGCCCGGCACCGGCTCGGCGGAAGATAACACCTCCAGGAATTCTGTCGTCTTCTTTTCTAGCATCATGTTGTCATTTCCTCCTTTGGCAGCGGATTCATCACCGCTTTTTTCTTGGCATCACGTGCACCGCTTCGCCTGTCGCGGCTTCCAACGCTTCCGCAACGCCTTCATTATAAGTCGGATGGGCTCTCATTGCAATCAGAAGCTGTCCTGCCGTCATCTTATTTGCTACGGCTGTCCCGAATTCCCCGATCATGTCCGTGGCCCTCGCGCACATCATCTGCGCGCCCAGTACTATCTCTGATCCGGCCTCCACGATCACCTTGATAAATCCGCGCTCCTCCTTAGTTATCAGGGATTTCCCGTTGGCGCCCATAATGAATTTCCCCGTCTTGATCTCGATGCCGCTTTCGTTGGCTTCTTCTTCCGTCATTCCAACGGAAGCGATCTCCGGATCCGTATATACACAGCCCGGCACGATATCCAGCCTGACCGTCGGTGTTCTTCCTGACAGTCCTTCCGCTACATAGATTCCCTGGGCGCTTGCCAGATGCGCAAGCTGCATGCCTTTTACCAGATCCCCGATAGCATACACGCCATCCATACTGGTCTGCATCCGTTCATCCACTACGATACGTCCGCGTTCCATCATTAGAGAAACGCCTTCTCCAAACAGCCCGTCCGTATTCGGACGCCTGCCAACTGCACATAGCACGTACTGGGCCACAACTTCTGTCTCTTTCTCTTTTTCAAGGAAGCGGCAGGCATAGAGTCCGTCCTTCTCTGCTATTTCCTGGACTGCTGCCGAGGTATGGATATCCACCCCTCTTTTCTTTAGAATCATCTTCAGATTTTGAGAGATCTCTTTATCCATCCCCGGCACCAGCCTTGGCATAGCCTCCACAATGGTCACGCGGGTGCCAAAAGCCGCAAATGCTGTGGCAAATTCTACGCTGATTACGCCTCCGCCGATGATGGCAAGGCTCTTGGGCGCTTCCTTTAACTGCAATAACTCGTTGCTTGTCAGCACTCCTTTAAGATCCATCCCCGGAAGGGGAAGAAGCATGGGCTTTGATCCTGCTGCCAGAATCACATTCCCAGCCTCAAACGTACGAATCCCTTCCTCGGATGCAACCGTCACTGTACGGTCTTTCTCAAGCCTTCCTTTCCCATACAGCAAGGTCACTGTGTTGCCTTTCAGAAGCTGCTCCACTCCCTGGCATAACTGTTCCGTAGTTTCCTCTTTATAGGCAAGAACTTTGGCGTAGTCGTAATTCACCTCTTTCGCCAGAATTCCGTATTTCTCGCCATCCAATGCCTGACGGTATAGCGAAGAAGCATGTATCAGGGCTTTTGCCGGAATGCACCCTCGATTCAGGCAGGTGCCTCCTACTGCATCTTCTTCCACCACCGCCACCTGCAATCCTGCTTTCGCCGCCTTGATGGCCGCCACATATCCTCCCGGCCCTGCTCCGATGACGATCAAGTCAAATTTCTGTTCCATGTCCAGTCTCCTTTAAGTTCCTGATTCTTCCGGCCGGTATCTAAGTACCGGATGCCTTGCAGCGCCTACCTCGTCCAGCCTTGTCACCGGAGTTGTCACCGGCGCTTCATGCAGGCTCTCCGGATCCTTCCCTGCCAGTTCATACAATTCCCGGAAGACCTCTATCGCTTCATCCAGCGTCTCTTTGGACTCGGTTTCCGTCGGCTCTACCATCAGCGCCTCCTCCACGATGAGAGGAAAATACATGGTCGGCGGATGAATCCCATGATCCAGAAGTCCTTTGGCAATATCCATGGCCGAAACTCCCGTCTGCTTCTTCAAATCCGCCAGGCTCATGACGAACTCATGCATGCACACTTCATCACATGCTATCGTATAAAGATCCTTTAACTTATGCATCATATAATTCGCGTTGAGGACCGCATTCTGACTGG
This genomic interval carries:
- a CDS encoding ABC transporter substrate-binding protein — its product is MKRKVVAGLLTVAMVAVMTAGCGKSSGSEGSSKKEYTIGIEQFAEHGSLDNCREGFLKGLEAEGIKEGDNLTVKYKNAAADMGTAGQISDSFVSDKVDMICAIATPSAQSAFNAAMDRDIPVVYTAVTDPVAAELSDKDGKPVGEVTGTSDKLPIKQQLEMMREMLPDAKKLGIMYTTSEANSVSAIAEYEDLVKDYGFELVTKGITATADVALAADDLLSEVDCITNLTDNTVVASLPTILEKANDKKVPVFGSEIEQVKIGCLAAEGIDYIALGKQTGQMAAKVLKGEKKASEMNFELITEPGFYVNTKVAENLGITVPEDLASGAVESFDDIIAE
- a CDS encoding alanine/glycine:cation symporter family protein, with the translated sequence MLDSISAVITKIDGLVWGWWLIILLLGTHIYMTVRLGFIQRKTISKGIKLSVSKDPDAEGEVSQFGALTTALAATIGTGNIIGVGTAIALGGPGAVLWCWLTGVFGIATKYSESLIAVKYRVKTEDGRMQGGAMYALSRGLNLKWLGMLFAIFAGFASFGIGCATQVNAIATVCNENFGIPMWIVGIIVAILTAIVIFGGIKSIASVCEKLVPFMAIFYVLGCIIILVMNYDYIIPALGVICKLAFTPGAAAGGLVGTGIRMAIQFGVARGLFSNESGLGSAPIAAAAAQTRNPVRQALVSSTGTFWDTVVVCAMTGLVLVTTIMKNPTINANEISNGGVLTSMAFSQIPYLGPIILTLGIISFAYSTILGWAYYGERCVEYWAGRKGLIPYRLVYCLVAAIAPVVALDIVWTLADILNALMAIPNLVAVLLLSNVIVKETKMYINDLDKVDSTPVPVIKD
- a CDS encoding tyrosine-type recombinase/integrase, producing the protein MKSIYASKVLKQVIWRDFTVHFKSSTSKASYQTDIDEAMDYFHKDFLEINGEDAGVYFRWLKERVARGEILPGTMAKKFRELHSFAAYICENKERYQVDEGYQDDYYPYLKMVAKQEKFVKNIPPSHIDRLLEAAKEDLIAYCIIVLMYRAGLGSTEITGLKPEDIGIYGDGIYASVAGRRDLCYIPEDAFQILEKYLAERKDNPYLFYNSRGNPLNTMYISRMMKKYSKKAGIPSYSAQSIRNSCGCTLFAYEASSEQVARQMGTTRIQIKRYQNISYKEALQREAGRLVKLKIEPP
- a CDS encoding bifunctional 5,10-methylenetetrahydrofolate dehydrogenase/5,10-methenyltetrahydrofolate cyclohydrolase, which translates into the protein MSILMKGADVAKTMKEDLTGEARRLKDRGILPSLTIVRVGARPDDLAYERGARKRMEMIGIECKVVELPETITQAEFEKTFFKINEDPKVHGILLFRPLPGHLDEGPVVSRINPLKDVDCMCPVNIAKVFSGDETGHAPCTPEAVMEMLDYYKIDPKGKKVTVIGRSMVVGKPLSMMLLKRHATVTICHTRTKDLTATCREAEILVAAAGKARMVTADMVGDGAVVVDVGINVDDKGNLCGDVDFEAAEPATSYISPVPRGVGSVTSSVLAKHVLKAAEYLSLER
- a CDS encoding cyclodeaminase/cyclohydrolase family protein, which produces MLEKKTTEFLEVLSSAEPVPGGGGASAAVGAFASALGMMVVNLTVGKKKYADVEEEIQSVRSQLKVLQDKLIDLTDKDAEAFAPLSAAYGLPKDTEEQKAAKARIMEGALYDASVVPIEIMETVLEVMRLLKILGEKGSRIAVSDVGVGVLFAQAALEGASLNVFINTKLMKDRGRAEKLNQKTESMIAEGREWKEIIYRDVLGHIQ
- the lpdA gene encoding dihydrolipoyl dehydrogenase; this encodes MEQKFDLIVIGAGPGGYVAAIKAAKAGLQVAVVEEDAVGGTCLNRGCIPAKALIHASSLYRQALDGEKYGILAKEVNYDYAKVLAYKEETTEQLCQGVEQLLKGNTVTLLYGKGRLEKDRTVTVASEEGIRTFEAGNVILAAGSKPMLLPLPGMDLKGVLTSNELLQLKEAPKSLAIIGGGVISVEFATAFAAFGTRVTIVEAMPRLVPGMDKEISQNLKMILKKRGVDIHTSAAVQEIAEKDGLYACRFLEKEKETEVVAQYVLCAVGRRPNTDGLFGEGVSLMMERGRIVVDERMQTSMDGVYAIGDLVKGMQLAHLASAQGIYVAEGLSGRTPTVRLDIVPGCVYTDPEIASVGMTEEEANESGIEIKTGKFIMGANGKSLITKEERGFIKVIVEAGSEIVLGAQMMCARATDMIGEFGTAVANKMTAGQLLIAMRAHPTYNEGVAEALEAATGEAVHVMPRKKR